The genomic window GTTCTGTTGAGCCTGCAGGTAGTCTTTTTTATCCATTCCCTCTCTTGCACACACTTGTTGATCTCTTGACATTGTAATATGGGCAATTGCCTTCACAAGATATCTTGCCTGCTCCTTTCCCAACCTTCTATCAAGGATTCAACTGGGGAATGTTGCATCTATTGATGACCTGGTTGAACATTCATAAAAAATGTCAGCATTTGCCCATATCTCAACTTACAGTTGTTGTGTCCGTGGATGAGGACAGGGATAGATCTTGTTTATCCTCCATTTTCTgtatcttcaattttttcataactCCAGtgatttcattattttgtttttgagcaAATAAAGACTAAAGAATTCCATTTcgaagttttcttttttacttgattAATTTCTGACCACCAATAAATTACTGCAGGATATTGGTGTTTCTGCTTTCATTGTCACAGAGGTGGGTCTTACGTGTAATAGGTCAAGCTTCTAGCTTTCTATATTAGTTAAGAGGTTCATTTGACTTTGATTTGCTGCCATTTGAACTTCTTCTGAggcttatttttatattgttcttCTTGCAATTTGCAAAATAGTTAAATATCTTAGCATAATATCTTAGAACAACTAATTGGTGGCATCCGCTGTTGTAGTTGACTTTGATTCAGTCTGATCTCGAGCCCTTGAAACTTCCAGCATTTTGACCCCATACACATTTTGCATCTAGAATGGAATCTCAGCAATTTGTTTGTCTAGAAGAGAAGGCATTTTAAGACTTTCctgagctctttttttttcttctgatgcAGACACATTATGCCTTTGATGTCCTCTGAATTTTATTCTGCCAGGAACAATTTCGCACCAGCCAAGTTCCCAACATGTTTTGTGAAGACCACAATATGCTTGTGGGGGGAATTTATACTAGCCTGTTTCACAAttaactttcttctttttacccTACTTCGATCTAGAAAACAGAAATGTTACATTCTTGATCTACTCCATATGAACAACCAATAGGAGGGTAGCCACGGCACTTGATGAGACTCTCtaatgagttttaattttattttattttttagattaacgtgggtgttcaaGTCAGCTTGTgcatatctcgactaatttaACGAGTCCTGAATTTAATGATTATGTAAATTTCCAGTGATTCTGAGaagattcaaactcgtaaccATTGAAAAGCAAATCTAAAACCTGaccaattaaactatataaactatatttatatgagtttctatttatttttatttagggaGTATATTTTATGTGCAGAAGACCCTGTGTACTGAATTGGTAAGAATTCCAATTTAGGTACAGAACAGCAAATGCAAATCAAATGCCTTGTTTCGTACCTGTAATCTAAGAACCACCCCTCCCATGTTATAACCACCAGCTAGCGATGCTTTGCTTCATTGTTAAGAGTTTCTGACCTTTTGGGCTACGAAAGCTTCCATTGCacatctcttatttttttgcttcCCCACCTCTTATCCCTTCTTGTCTTCTGACGGGGTCCATGTTCGCTCTTTGGTTTACATCGTATTCTGTCCTTTCCTTTGCAATAAAAATTGTTCTTTCCAGTGTTTTTCAAGGAGGAATACACTTCATCGAATTTCTACAAATACAAGATGCCATTTACACTTGTTCTGCTCTTTTACTACCACTCCATATCTCCCTGATAAACTAGGGCAATAGTGtatttcttttctgtttctttaCTCTTTTCACAATGCCCCTCATGGATACCAGACTAGGCCATGGGCTCAAGTTCCAGTGACCCTCTTGCGGCTTCAAACATCGTTAAGAACTGAATTTCTAGCCACTAGTACCTTAGGTCTTTAGCCTATCAGGTGTTAGCTTGTGGTTTGTCGGCAAAATAATTGATCTACCCAATCTTCTGATTAGTTTATGTATAAATTGTGGAGACTTAGAGCGTGTTTGTCTCAGAAAGGGGCGCACtgaaaagcattaaattgaCGCCTTTCAGTGGTTGAAACTCTTGAGACAAACGAGTCCTCGGCATACGATCGGTAACAGTTAATAAAACATATCAATCGCGGCCTAATTCTGAGTACTGTTGAGGACACTGCTTCCTCTCTGTGTTTACTTGATTCAACCATGTCCATTTGATGGCCATTTCTTGTCTACTACTGTAAAAAGTTCGCCTCGCCGAAAATAATAGATTTCTGAAGCATTAAATCCTGCTATTCCTCTCCAATAACTTATTTATCAATGTTTGTTAAAGGAAATTTCTTTAGCAACCCATCACTaccctcttatttatttatgcagCACGGGCATGGTTGGTGAAACATTACATCCTGAAGAGAGCAGATTAGACATTTACATCCCAACCAGAGAAAATAGTGGAGATGCCGGCACGATACTGGTCCCTGTAACAGCACAAAAGAGTGGCGTACTATTTTATTCAACTAATAATGGCCCTTCTTTAAATCTTATGCAGGTTATACTGAACTTTGAGCAAGGCATCTTGTGATGCACAACGTGTCCGGGCTCTGCATGGGCCTAATGAAAAAACACAGCCACCACACATGATATTGCTAGCACATGGTGTGTATTGTTTCTGTGGAGTCGCTTGTCTCTCCCAATTAACCAGGAGAGTTCAGTTGATTTTCTTCCATTAATTTCATTTCTCTGGCTGATATGATCTGTAGGTAACATAATTGCTCTTTATTTGGTCATTTATTACGATCTTTTAGCTCCGTGATAAATGAAAGTGAACTTCTATTAACGATATGCTGCAATGAATACAGTATTAATGGACTCTTATAAAAACCCCTCAACAACTGCTGAATGGAGAGCAGGAAGTCaggaaataaaaacttggaactCTCAAAAACACTGCTGAATGTGTAGAAGGATTGTCAAACTCGTAGCAAATTACCTTCATTCTCCAATTGATGTAACTGAATATTTAGTTCATTCTTGGTCGATGGCGGAAATTAAGGGTCTCTTGAAGCTATCTTGTTAGGAATGCATGCTTATCAATATCACAGAAACAACCTATGTTCTTCGCAACCGAGAATATTTGTGCAGTGGTTGGTCCTAGACGTTCTAGTCCTAACAAAATAGCACACCTTCATTTCATTGCAGTATCAGTATCTTAGAATTAGATTTACTTTATCCGGGAAACAAAATATGTGGTCTTTGGGATTTAAGTCAATAATTAGGCAAGTCTCAACTTGATGCTTAGTGCTAGTTAAAAATTCTTACGTACTGTAGCAATTCTAGCTGTAATTCTGAAATAATAAGAACAGTATCATGCACGAATATGGCGTGCTCCAATGGCATGTTAATACGCATGCCAAACTTCAACCTGTTCTATAGCGGATTTACTATTTTGATGCACTCCATTTTATTGCTGTCAACAATAACAAAGCAAATAAAGCCCACTCGGTTACATATAATTCACCTTTTCTTAGCTCTAATCCAACTAATGACAAGCACTATGATAGAGACAAGAATGGCCGACCCTGCAACAACAAGAGGAGGAAATAACTTGGTTCCTCTTGAAACAGAATTCTTTCTATTTGTTGCTCTTTCACCTAGATCCTTCACCTTTACCAATTCATGCTCTTCTACAACATCATCAGTTGTTGCTTCGTTGATTTCCTGCGCTTCATCATTTCTTGATTTATCTGCCagctttttttcttgatcaggTCCAGGTGTCGTTGGTTCTTGAACATTCGTTTCTGTTCCCAGCTTTACTGATTCTTGTGATATTTCAGCCCTGACTGGGTGATTTTCTTCTACAGCATGTTCTTGATTAGCTTGAGATGATGGTTGGTTTGACGCTTCTGGTTGTTTAGTCACTAGATCCTTGAAAGCTTGTAGCAATTCATTGCGCTCTGGATGTTTTGGCAATGTTTCTTCATCCGTGCTCTTGGCCTCTGGAGTTTCCTGTTTCTTCCACTGCTCTTTCAAACCAGGAAGCTCCTTGCTTTCCGTTTCTTCACCTAGAGTGGGCTCTTTTGGCTCTTGGTGCTCAATCTCTTTCTCTGGCTTAAACTGCTTAGAGTCCTTGATTGTTGTTTCCTGATATGTAGCTGTGGTAGCAGTAGCAGGAGGCTCTGACTTATCAAGAATGGCTTCTTCTATTTCGCTCTGATCTTTAGGTTCAGGTTTCCTTTGTAACGTTGTATCTCTAACTCTTTCAGGCACTCTGTCACCCGCATCAACCTTCTGTTCCACAAACTTTTCACTTTCTTCCTTGCTTTTAATATTTGGCTCTGCAGATTTTTCCTGTATTATCTCTTTGCTATTGTCTCTTTCACCGGACATGTGATCAGCTACCTCTTCTACTTCCTTGAATTGCCCTTGATCAATTGCCTGCTCCTTGACCTGAGCAGTTTCTTCATCTGTTCTAATCTTGGGCTCTATGCTTTCTTCCTTCGCTGCttcattatctttttctttccttgaaaGCTCAAGAGCTACTGCTCTTGTTGTTTCAGCTTCCCTTGTATTCATCTCCTTTTGCACAACTTGGTCGATTTCTTCCACCTTCTTCATCTCGGGCTCTCTACACTCTCCTTCCGGAGCCCTATCCGCTGTGATTTGTGTAGCTTCACCTCTCCCTTTATCAACCTCCTCTTCCTTCACTTCCTCTATCCCAACACCACGAATTCCTTTCACCAATTTCGGCAGAGTAATcgtcaaagtcaaatcttggtCACTGAATTTTGCCTTGATTTTATCCAAAATGACACCATGAGGGATTCGAAAAGCCTTGCTGAATGCCCTTAACTCAACCTCTTTCTTGTGCATAATCCACCCTACCAACACCAGCTCCTGAACTGGCTTCTTCCCACTGATTGTGATCTGATTACCATCTTCACTAATCTTGATGT from Populus trichocarpa isolate Nisqually-1 chromosome 5, P.trichocarpa_v4.1, whole genome shotgun sequence includes these protein-coding regions:
- the LOC7469224 gene encoding uncharacterized protein LOC7469224 isoform X2, producing MELELGLKITHTRDDITSFTGLRVAKDHAGPLFLSRETETMFNLIAYLTGFRKENIDIKISEDGNQITISGKKPVQELVLVGWIMHKKEVELRAFSKAFRIPHGVILDKIKAKFSDQDLTLTITLPKLVKGIRGVGIEEVKEEEVDKGRGEATQITADRAPEGECREPEMKKVEEIDQVVQKEMNTREAETTRAVALELSRKEKDNEAAKEESIEPKIRTDEETAQVKEQAIDQGQFKEVEEVADHMSGERDNSKEIIQEKSAEPNIKSKEESEKFVEQKVDAGDRVPERVRDTTLQRKPEPKDQSEIEEAILDKSEPPATATTATYQETTIKDSKQFKPEKEIEHQEPKEPTLGEETESKELPGLKEQWKKQETPEAKSTDEETLPKHPERNELLQAFKDLVTKQPEASNQPSSQANQEHAVEENHPVRAEISQESVKLGTETNVQEPTTPGPDQEKKLADKSRNDEAQEINEATTDDVVEEHELVKVKDLGERATNRKNSVSRGTKLFPPLVVAGSAILVSIIVLVISWIRAKKR
- the LOC7469224 gene encoding uncharacterized protein LOC7469224 isoform X1 — translated: MELELGLKITHTRDDITSFTGLRVAKDHAGPLFLSRETETMFNLIAYLTGAGFRKENIDIKISEDGNQITISGKKPVQELVLVGWIMHKKEVELRAFSKAFRIPHGVILDKIKAKFSDQDLTLTITLPKLVKGIRGVGIEEVKEEEVDKGRGEATQITADRAPEGECREPEMKKVEEIDQVVQKEMNTREAETTRAVALELSRKEKDNEAAKEESIEPKIRTDEETAQVKEQAIDQGQFKEVEEVADHMSGERDNSKEIIQEKSAEPNIKSKEESEKFVEQKVDAGDRVPERVRDTTLQRKPEPKDQSEIEEAILDKSEPPATATTATYQETTIKDSKQFKPEKEIEHQEPKEPTLGEETESKELPGLKEQWKKQETPEAKSTDEETLPKHPERNELLQAFKDLVTKQPEASNQPSSQANQEHAVEENHPVRAEISQESVKLGTETNVQEPTTPGPDQEKKLADKSRNDEAQEINEATTDDVVEEHELVKVKDLGERATNRKNSVSRGTKLFPPLVVAGSAILVSIIVLVISWIRAKKR